In a single window of the Helicobacter felis ATCC 49179 genome:
- a CDS encoding YihY family inner membrane protein, whose product MLARAFGRARALFYYCLHLYKSKFESHFDELARIFYYASSLSFYTILSLSPVLLFIALIFVSPFSKTFEVETFFLPNSPDFMKIGDLFLKSFMRNNRTLGIIEIAFIALAFFLFCENYRYIASQILNAPPRKYIHLGRVKIFLFWGLGTGLVLVIALLMLIVAHIYIHRNIHNPYLLALLRWITLYVYFLLLFFLPTQKVFKHKWHLLVWSGGTSLCWTLMKWGFVYYILYNRTYHELYGSISILWFFMSYIYISWLVLLLGLYGVQLCSHST is encoded by the coding sequence TTGCTAGCGCGTGCCTTTGGGCGCGCACGCGCCCTATTTTATTATTGCCTTCACCTCTATAAGTCCAAATTCGAGTCCCATTTTGATGAACTTGCTAGGATTTTCTATTACGCCTCTTCTTTAAGTTTTTATACCATTCTCTCCCTCTCTCCGGTGTTGCTTTTCATCGCCTTGATCTTTGTTAGTCCCTTTTCAAAAACCTTTGAAGTGGAAACTTTTTTCTTGCCCAATAGTCCGGATTTTATGAAAATTGGGGATCTTTTCTTGAAATCTTTTATGCGCAATAACCGCACGCTAGGGATTATAGAAATTGCTTTCATTGCGCTAGCTTTTTTCTTATTTTGTGAAAACTACCGCTATATTGCCTCCCAAATTCTCAACGCCCCTCCTAGAAAATACATCCATTTAGGGCGTGTTAAAATTTTTCTGTTTTGGGGGTTGGGAACGGGTCTTGTGCTAGTGATCGCGCTCTTAATGCTCATTGTGGCTCATATTTATATCCACCGCAATATCCACAACCCTTACTTATTGGCCCTGTTGCGATGGATAACTCTCTATGTCTATTTTTTACTCCTTTTTTTCCTCCCCACTCAAAAAGTTTTTAAACACAAATGGCATCTATTGGTGTGGAGTGGGGGCACTAGTCTTTGTTGGACATTGATGAAGTGGGGCTTTGTTTACTACATTCTCTACAACCGCACTTACCACGAGTTATATGGATCGATTTCTATTTTGTGGTTTTTTATGTCCTATATCTATATCTCTTGGCTGGTACTCTTGTTAGGGCTTTATGGTGTGCAGCTGTGCAGTCATTCAACCTAG